Proteins from a genomic interval of Microbacterium abyssi:
- a CDS encoding GntR family transcriptional regulator: protein MPDNSDVRDQLREAILRGAYAPRQRLIEADLAEEYGASRFTLRNALIQLASEGLVELQPNRGARVREITAEEAIEITEIRQAVESLVAARAAEKVTDEQIAFLRQVGDDMRTAVDQNDFMRYSELNSTLHSTLRDIADHSASTRVLEQLHGQMVRHQFRLFLVPGRPSLSLPEHLAIIEGVCARNPEAAGDAMSVHVGSVITTLRSFAEAPAVR from the coding sequence GTGCCCGACAACTCAGACGTCCGTGACCAGCTGCGGGAGGCGATCCTGCGGGGCGCCTACGCACCGCGCCAGCGCCTGATCGAGGCCGACCTCGCCGAGGAGTACGGCGCGAGCCGCTTCACGCTGCGCAACGCCCTGATCCAGCTCGCTTCCGAAGGGCTGGTCGAATTGCAGCCCAACCGGGGGGCACGGGTCCGGGAGATCACGGCCGAAGAGGCGATCGAGATCACCGAGATCCGACAGGCCGTGGAGAGCCTGGTCGCGGCTCGCGCGGCGGAGAAGGTGACCGACGAGCAGATCGCCTTCCTCCGTCAGGTCGGCGATGACATGCGCACCGCGGTGGACCAGAACGACTTCATGCGCTACTCGGAGCTCAACTCGACGCTGCACTCGACCCTTCGCGACATCGCGGACCATTCGGCGTCCACCCGGGTTCTCGAGCAGCTTCACGGCCAGATGGTGCGACACCAGTTCCGGCTGTTCCTCGTGCCGGGTCGCCCGAGCCTGTCGCTGCCGGAGCACCTGGCGATCATCGAGGGAGTGTGCGCGCGGAATCCCGAGGCCGCCGGTGACGCGATGTCGGTTCACGTCGGAAGCGTCATCACGACGCTGCGGTCGTTCGCCGAGGCTCCCGCCGTGCGCTGA
- a CDS encoding ABC transporter permease: MTVTRADIAHALSFRSISALYILAILFIVFSLWIPEKFLQPGVWRSLLDAEALTGIAALAALIPLTAGALNLAIGAQVGFCAILSAFLLGKMHLPIALQLPAVIVVGGLIGLVTALVIARLKVEPIIATLGMSSILLAGMAWVSNSQQILGLDPAYREIAAAQFAGITVPVWVLLAVAIVSWYVLERTPTGRRLYAVGFNPESARLAGIGVERLQIGSLVAGGALAALAGALLTSRLNAGDPTVGPSFLLPALTAVFLGSTQFKGGRFNVLGTIVAMYVLAVGIKGLQLAGSPRWVNDLFYGLSLLLAVALSQWEKTSRRSSAIGRVVDGLKRKPKTPA, from the coding sequence GTGACCGTCACCCGAGCCGACATCGCCCACGCACTGTCGTTCCGCAGCATCAGCGCGCTGTACATCCTCGCGATCCTGTTCATCGTGTTCTCGCTGTGGATCCCCGAGAAGTTCCTGCAACCCGGCGTCTGGCGGTCGCTGCTGGATGCCGAGGCACTGACCGGGATCGCCGCGCTCGCGGCCCTCATCCCGCTCACCGCCGGCGCCCTGAACCTCGCGATCGGCGCGCAGGTCGGCTTCTGTGCGATCCTGTCCGCGTTCCTGCTCGGCAAGATGCACCTGCCGATCGCCCTGCAGCTGCCGGCCGTGATCGTCGTGGGCGGACTGATCGGGCTCGTGACGGCTCTGGTGATCGCCCGGCTGAAGGTCGAGCCGATCATCGCCACGCTCGGCATGAGCTCGATCCTGCTCGCCGGCATGGCCTGGGTCTCGAACAGCCAGCAGATCCTCGGCCTCGACCCCGCCTACCGCGAAATCGCAGCCGCCCAGTTCGCCGGGATCACGGTGCCGGTGTGGGTGCTGCTGGCCGTGGCCATCGTCAGCTGGTACGTGCTGGAGCGCACGCCGACAGGGCGACGCCTGTACGCCGTCGGCTTCAATCCCGAGTCCGCCCGCCTCGCCGGCATCGGCGTGGAGCGCCTGCAGATCGGCAGCCTCGTCGCGGGCGGCGCACTCGCCGCGCTGGCCGGCGCGCTGCTCACCAGCCGGCTCAACGCCGGCGATCCGACCGTCGGGCCGAGTTTCCTGCTCCCCGCGCTCACTGCGGTTTTCCTGGGGTCGACGCAGTTCAAGGGCGGGCGCTTCAATGTGCTCGGCACGATCGTCGCGATGTACGTGCTGGCCGTCGGAATCAAGGGGCTGCAGCTCGCCGGCTCCCCCCGATGGGTCAACGACCTGTTCTACGGGCTGTCGCTGCTCCTCGCGGTCGCGCTGTCGCAGTGGGAGAAGACCTCACGGCGCAGCTCGGCCATCGGCCGCGTGGTCGACGGACTGAAGCGGAAGCCGAAGACCCCGGCGTAG
- a CDS encoding aldehyde dehydrogenase family protein: MTFFAQETWHSRGYLGGWIRFDRTADVVSPSTGETLAEVGIGSPAEMTEAIERADAAQRDWEALSAERRATIMRTAAALLIEHGEILAEWLTAEGGAAHGKAAFEVGLVTDELHLAAATATMPYGELLTSSHPRLSLSRRRPVGTVGVISPFNFPAILAARSVFPALALGNAVVLKPDPRTAVCGGLFLAALLEAAGLPEGVFSVIPGGVETASVLIDHPAVPVISFTGSTQAGRAIGERAGRNLKRAHLELGGNNAMIVMPDVDVAAAASAGAWGSFLHQGQICMTTGRHLVHADVYDEYAERLAEKARGLTAGDPSTGAPLGPIIDAGQRDRIHELVTSTADAGATVLAGGEYTDLFYQPTVLGEVRTDHPAYAQEVFGPVAPLLRFEDLDEAIDLVNASEYGLSVAILAGDAFRAYELADRIDAGILHINDQTVDDEAQAPFGGTRNSGTGARFGGHAANIEAFTDTQWVTMQSHIQPYPF; the protein is encoded by the coding sequence ATGACGTTCTTCGCACAAGAGACCTGGCACAGCCGGGGCTACCTCGGCGGCTGGATCCGCTTCGATCGGACGGCGGACGTCGTTTCGCCCTCCACCGGCGAGACCCTCGCCGAGGTCGGCATCGGCAGCCCGGCGGAGATGACCGAGGCCATCGAGCGCGCCGACGCCGCCCAGCGAGACTGGGAAGCTCTATCCGCCGAGCGCCGCGCGACGATCATGCGCACCGCGGCGGCGCTGCTCATCGAACACGGCGAGATCCTCGCCGAGTGGCTCACCGCCGAGGGCGGCGCCGCTCACGGCAAGGCCGCGTTCGAAGTCGGCCTCGTCACCGACGAACTGCACCTCGCCGCCGCCACCGCCACGATGCCGTACGGCGAGCTGCTCACCTCATCCCACCCTCGCCTGAGCCTGTCCCGCCGGCGGCCGGTCGGCACCGTCGGCGTCATCTCGCCGTTCAACTTCCCCGCGATCCTGGCCGCGCGCTCCGTCTTCCCCGCGCTCGCGCTCGGCAACGCCGTCGTCCTCAAGCCCGACCCCCGCACCGCGGTGTGCGGCGGGCTGTTCCTCGCCGCTCTCCTCGAGGCGGCAGGCCTGCCCGAGGGCGTGTTCTCCGTGATTCCCGGCGGCGTGGAGACGGCATCCGTCCTGATCGATCACCCGGCCGTGCCGGTGATCTCGTTCACGGGCTCGACGCAGGCGGGCCGCGCCATCGGCGAGCGCGCCGGACGCAACCTCAAGCGCGCGCATCTCGAGCTCGGCGGCAACAACGCCATGATCGTGATGCCCGACGTCGACGTCGCCGCCGCGGCATCTGCCGGCGCCTGGGGGTCGTTCCTGCACCAGGGCCAGATCTGCATGACGACCGGCCGCCACCTCGTGCACGCCGACGTCTACGACGAGTACGCCGAGCGCCTGGCCGAGAAGGCGCGCGGACTCACCGCCGGCGATCCGTCGACCGGCGCGCCACTCGGCCCGATCATCGATGCCGGTCAGCGCGACCGGATCCACGAGCTCGTGACATCGACGGCAGATGCCGGCGCCACCGTACTCGCCGGAGGCGAGTACACCGACCTCTTCTACCAGCCGACCGTGCTCGGCGAGGTCCGCACCGATCACCCGGCGTATGCGCAGGAGGTGTTCGGCCCGGTAGCCCCGCTGCTGCGGTTCGAGGACCTCGATGAGGCGATCGACCTGGTCAACGCCAGCGAGTACGGCCTATCCGTCGCGATCCTCGCCGGCGACGCCTTCCGCGCCTACGAGCTGGCCGACCGCATCGACGCCGGCATCCTGCACATCAACGACCAGACCGTCGACGACGAGGCACAGGCGCCGTTCGGAGGCACCCGCAACTCCGGCACCGGCGCCCGATTCGGTGGGCACGCCGCGAACATCGAAGCGTTCACCGACACCCAGTGGGTCACGATGCAGTCCCACATCCAGCCGTACCCGTTCTGA
- a CDS encoding ABC transporter permease, with protein MTALLNTVTEVRRLRRRTSSGAGAWLGAVGVVAFLGLWETVSRLGLVDTRFVPPASEVLVRFGQYVVDRAFWRDVGSTVLSWSLGLLIAVVAATVIGFLIGSSRFLERLTHSTIEFLRPVPSVALIPLAVLLFGTKIQAGLLLIVYAAFWQVLIQVIYGAKDVDPVADATARSYGLSRFQRIRHVTWPTALPYLMTGVRLAAAVALILAITAELIIGTPGLGKQIAETREGGAITSMYALILATGLIGVAINLVARFVERRVLAWHTSVRMDVAG; from the coding sequence GTGACAGCCCTCCTCAACACGGTGACCGAGGTGCGGCGGCTCCGCCGCCGCACCTCCTCCGGGGCGGGAGCGTGGCTGGGCGCCGTCGGCGTGGTCGCCTTCCTCGGACTGTGGGAGACGGTCTCGCGGCTGGGCCTGGTCGACACCCGGTTCGTGCCGCCCGCCAGCGAGGTCCTCGTCCGGTTCGGGCAGTACGTCGTCGACAGGGCCTTCTGGCGCGATGTCGGCTCCACCGTGCTCAGCTGGTCGCTCGGCCTGCTCATCGCGGTCGTCGCGGCCACGGTGATCGGCTTCCTCATCGGATCCAGCCGCTTCCTCGAGCGCCTGACCCACTCGACCATCGAGTTCCTGCGCCCGGTACCGTCCGTGGCCCTGATCCCGCTGGCCGTGCTGCTGTTCGGCACGAAGATCCAGGCAGGTCTTCTCCTGATCGTCTACGCAGCGTTCTGGCAGGTGCTGATCCAGGTCATCTACGGAGCGAAGGACGTCGACCCCGTCGCGGATGCCACGGCCCGCAGCTACGGGCTCAGCAGATTCCAGCGCATCCGCCACGTCACATGGCCGACCGCGCTGCCGTACCTCATGACCGGTGTGCGCCTTGCTGCCGCCGTCGCGCTGATCCTCGCGATCACCGCCGAGCTGATCATCGGCACCCCCGGCCTCGGCAAGCAGATCGCCGAGACCCGCGAAGGCGGGGCGATCACGAGCATGTACGCCCTGATCCTCGCGACCGGCCTCATCGGCGTCGCGATCAACCTGGTCGCGCGATTCGTCGAACGCCGCGTGCTCGCGTGGCACACCTCGGTGCGAATGGATGTGGCCGGATGA
- a CDS encoding ABC transporter substrate-binding protein, which translates to MKKAGFFALAAITALVLTGCTDSDAPTSGGSGDADSGSSADLIPVTVGVIPIADTAPIYVGDEQGFFEEEGIDLTIETATGGAAIVPAVVSGDYEFGFSNQLSLMVAADQGLDIKMVSSAVATTGDTSKDMGAVITKPDSGIASPADLAGKTVSSNSVGNINDTAVRSVVDEAGADSSTIDFVEVPFPDAIAAVENDQVDAAFVVEPFVTAATEAGLEVVTYAYADFDPKLDIAAYFALSSVDAELLEKFQSAMQKSLEFADANPDVVREIMGTYTKTDPAVLAEITLPKYPTEFDRASSEKLAAAAVEYGVLKAEPDFDSLLP; encoded by the coding sequence ATGAAAAAGGCAGGCTTCTTCGCCCTCGCGGCGATCACGGCGCTGGTTCTGACCGGATGCACCGACTCGGATGCCCCCACGAGCGGAGGTTCCGGCGATGCAGACTCCGGGAGCTCGGCGGACCTGATCCCGGTCACGGTCGGCGTGATCCCGATCGCAGACACCGCCCCGATCTACGTCGGCGACGAGCAGGGCTTCTTCGAGGAAGAGGGCATCGACCTCACCATCGAGACCGCGACCGGCGGCGCGGCCATCGTTCCGGCCGTCGTCTCCGGCGACTACGAGTTCGGCTTCAGCAACCAGCTTTCGCTCATGGTCGCGGCCGACCAGGGTCTCGACATCAAGATGGTCAGCTCCGCCGTCGCCACCACCGGTGACACCTCGAAGGACATGGGCGCGGTCATCACAAAGCCCGATTCCGGCATCGCGTCGCCGGCGGATCTCGCAGGCAAGACCGTCTCGAGCAACAGCGTCGGCAACATCAACGACACCGCGGTGCGGTCGGTCGTCGACGAGGCTGGCGCGGACTCCTCCACGATCGACTTCGTCGAGGTGCCGTTCCCCGACGCGATCGCCGCCGTCGAGAACGACCAGGTGGATGCCGCGTTCGTCGTCGAGCCCTTCGTGACCGCCGCCACCGAGGCCGGCCTCGAAGTCGTCACCTACGCCTACGCCGACTTCGACCCCAAGCTCGACATCGCCGCGTACTTCGCGCTGAGCAGCGTCGACGCCGAGCTTCTCGAGAAGTTCCAGTCCGCGATGCAGAAGTCGCTCGAATTCGCCGACGCCAACCCCGACGTCGTCCGCGAGATCATGGGCACCTACACGAAGACCGACCCCGCCGTCTTGGCCGAGATCACACTGCCCAAGTACCCCACCGAATTCGACCGCGCCTCCAGCGAGAAGCTCGCCGCCGCGGCCGTGGAGTACGGCGTCCTGAAGGCCGAGCCGGACTTCGACAGCCTGCTGCCGTGA
- a CDS encoding MFS transporter, which translates to MSSRKKTITRRRALEVDDVLVVKKSKLRTAISGTVVGNFMEWFDFGIYGYLAVTLTTVFTADAPGGLGLLLTLFGFAISFLVRPLGGFILGPLGDRIGRQRVLFLTMTMMAIATGLIGLLPTSAAIGLWAIVPLYILKMVQGFSTGGEYAGATTYVSEFSPDRSRGYWSSFLDVGSYVGFAAGASTVAVTTWIVEGISGANAMVEYGWRIPFLVAIPLGAVAIWFRLRIPETPAFEAETEDARAGHRDDPLGRHGIPGILRHHWREVLIGIALVSATNTAGYALTSYMPTYLETEVGVSNLMAAVATVPVLIVMSACLPFIGKLSDRIGRRPVYGIAVISTIVLMVPAFTIMQIGQEWAVMIALAMVAIPVAFYVAIAASALPALFPTASRFGAMAIAYNVAVSLFGGTTPLFSQALINLTGNTYMPAFYIMFFAALGGVAMLSMKETAKRPLLGSFPTVETNAEAEELVAEQDGNELLDTSTMPLDLILPVKEGTADAEGLGDAGPAASGKHPEPV; encoded by the coding sequence ATGTCCAGCCGAAAGAAGACCATCACACGTCGCAGAGCGCTTGAAGTCGACGACGTCCTCGTCGTCAAGAAGTCGAAACTGCGCACCGCGATATCCGGAACCGTCGTCGGCAACTTCATGGAGTGGTTCGACTTCGGCATCTACGGCTACCTCGCAGTGACGCTGACCACGGTGTTCACCGCCGACGCGCCCGGCGGGCTCGGTCTGCTCCTGACCCTGTTCGGGTTCGCGATCTCGTTCCTGGTGCGGCCGCTGGGCGGCTTCATCCTCGGCCCGCTCGGCGACAGGATCGGCCGGCAGCGCGTGCTGTTCCTGACGATGACGATGATGGCGATCGCCACGGGGCTCATCGGCCTGCTGCCCACGTCCGCGGCCATCGGCCTGTGGGCGATCGTCCCGCTGTACATCCTGAAGATGGTTCAGGGTTTCTCGACCGGCGGCGAGTACGCCGGTGCGACGACGTACGTGTCGGAGTTCTCGCCGGATCGCTCCCGCGGCTACTGGTCATCGTTCCTCGACGTCGGCTCCTACGTCGGGTTCGCAGCCGGTGCGTCGACAGTCGCCGTCACGACCTGGATCGTCGAGGGCATCTCCGGCGCGAACGCGATGGTCGAGTACGGCTGGCGTATTCCGTTCCTCGTCGCGATCCCGCTCGGCGCAGTAGCGATCTGGTTCCGCCTGAGGATCCCGGAGACCCCGGCGTTCGAGGCCGAGACCGAGGATGCCCGCGCGGGGCACCGCGACGATCCGCTCGGCCGGCACGGCATCCCGGGCATCCTCCGCCATCACTGGCGCGAGGTCCTCATCGGCATCGCCCTGGTGTCGGCGACGAACACGGCCGGCTATGCGCTGACCAGTTACATGCCGACGTATCTCGAGACCGAGGTCGGCGTCTCCAATCTGATGGCCGCCGTGGCCACGGTTCCGGTGCTCATCGTGATGAGCGCGTGCCTGCCGTTCATCGGCAAGCTCTCCGACCGGATCGGGCGCAGGCCCGTGTACGGCATCGCGGTCATCTCGACGATCGTGCTCATGGTCCCGGCCTTCACGATCATGCAGATCGGTCAGGAATGGGCGGTCATGATCGCGCTGGCGATGGTCGCGATCCCCGTGGCGTTCTACGTGGCGATCGCAGCATCCGCTCTTCCGGCCCTGTTCCCGACCGCCTCGCGATTCGGCGCGATGGCGATCGCCTACAACGTGGCAGTGTCGCTGTTCGGAGGCACGACTCCGCTGTTCAGCCAGGCGCTGATCAACCTCACCGGCAACACCTACATGCCGGCGTTCTACATCATGTTCTTCGCCGCCCTCGGTGGCGTCGCGATGCTCTCGATGAAGGAGACGGCCAAGCGGCCCCTGCTGGGCTCCTTCCCGACGGTGGAGACCAACGCCGAGGCCGAGGAGCTCGTCGCCGAACAGGACGGCAATGAACTCCTCGACACGAGCACGATGCCGCTGGACCTCATCCTTCCGGTGAAGGAGGGGACGGCGGACGCCGAGGGTCTGGGGGATGCCGGTCCGGCGGCATCGGGCAAGCATCCCGAACCGGTGTGA
- a CDS encoding helix-turn-helix domain-containing protein codes for MVVLEVESADEWETVVSGCFVPLRCAGFEPSFQGRMEHTGLDEAVSVSLVSTSGTSADRTEGLAHRAHSDDLHLSLQRSSSGTVVAGGGSTAVRPGSVTVYATDRPYYLDYSPTGQQQLIVQVSRASLGLPRNMVEDAMRRLALPGGWRAPAARNLFSYVDALPDGAGTEVGETVRDLAAVMIRSSFGEGSSVPRTSRGLRHAVQEYLRVNATLRGLDMDAVAREHFVSRRRLYQVFEMVGLSPASVLRAERLRIAERLLRDAPDRTVEWVGYESGFSDVTTFTRAFGRAHGVTPREWRRQTRSASSSAA; via the coding sequence GTGGTTGTTCTCGAAGTGGAGAGCGCCGACGAATGGGAGACCGTCGTCAGCGGATGCTTCGTGCCTTTGCGGTGTGCCGGATTCGAACCGTCCTTCCAAGGACGGATGGAGCACACCGGACTGGACGAGGCGGTATCGGTGTCTCTGGTGTCCACGAGCGGCACCAGCGCGGACCGGACCGAGGGCCTGGCCCACCGCGCGCACAGCGACGACCTGCATCTGTCGCTGCAGCGATCGTCGTCGGGAACCGTCGTCGCCGGCGGGGGATCGACCGCGGTCCGGCCGGGCTCGGTCACCGTGTACGCGACCGATCGGCCGTACTACCTGGACTACTCGCCTACCGGTCAGCAGCAGCTGATCGTGCAGGTCTCGCGCGCTTCACTGGGATTGCCCCGCAATATGGTCGAGGACGCCATGCGACGTCTCGCCTTGCCCGGGGGGTGGCGTGCGCCCGCAGCCCGCAACCTGTTCTCGTACGTCGATGCGCTGCCCGATGGCGCCGGGACGGAGGTCGGCGAGACCGTGCGGGATCTCGCGGCGGTGATGATCCGCTCATCGTTCGGTGAAGGAAGCAGTGTTCCGCGCACATCTCGTGGGCTGCGTCATGCGGTGCAGGAGTATCTGCGGGTCAATGCGACGCTGCGCGGACTCGACATGGATGCCGTCGCGCGAGAGCACTTCGTCTCAAGGCGCCGGCTGTACCAGGTGTTCGAGATGGTCGGACTGTCGCCGGCGTCCGTGCTTCGAGCGGAACGGCTGCGGATCGCCGAGCGTCTGCTGCGCGATGCACCCGATCGCACCGTCGAATGGGTGGGGTACGAGTCCGGCTTCAGCGATGTGACCACGTTCACCCGGGCCTTCGGGCGTGCGCACGGGGTCACACCACGAGAGTGGCGCCGGCAGACGCGGTCCGCCAGCAGCTCCGCGGCCTGA
- a CDS encoding sugar ABC transporter substrate-binding protein has protein sequence MHRSTRTALRSAALVAAGALLLTSCSAAEPDTSDEPAPGGSGAVEAADEFLQPWLGGSDKNLLIDEPLSAPIEPGTHVVYLDVGTPVSAVMWNNLQAPAELLGLELERVETGRDAQSINAAMNTVVELDPDGVINITLDPIFFEGQIAQLEEAGIPMASGSVMNTVEFGLPEAFNGPDWMTLNGEVLGAAAISRSGGAEEFVFYNVPEFPFSSYELDGAESRIAELCPECTMRVVDIPIAELGSTAADRVVSDLQANPQTEYFIAAVDEVQIGLPQKLSLAGLDVDGIAMWPAPPNYEQIAAGDQDATLSVDLNLMMWTVLDQLLREMNGDSYEWPDAQTRASTLTRITDDSNAPEDPVLGYVGIDDYQDRFAANWLVD, from the coding sequence ATGCACCGTTCAACCCGTACCGCCCTGCGATCCGCCGCGCTCGTCGCGGCAGGAGCACTGCTGCTGACCTCCTGTTCCGCCGCGGAGCCCGACACCTCGGACGAGCCGGCTCCGGGCGGCTCCGGCGCTGTCGAGGCGGCCGATGAGTTCCTGCAGCCCTGGCTCGGCGGCAGCGACAAGAACCTGCTGATCGACGAACCGCTCAGCGCGCCGATCGAACCCGGTACGCACGTCGTCTACCTCGACGTCGGCACCCCGGTCAGCGCCGTGATGTGGAACAACCTGCAGGCGCCGGCCGAGCTGCTCGGCCTCGAACTCGAACGCGTCGAGACCGGCCGCGACGCACAGAGCATCAACGCGGCGATGAACACCGTCGTCGAGCTCGATCCTGACGGCGTCATCAACATCACCCTCGACCCGATCTTCTTCGAGGGGCAGATCGCGCAGCTCGAAGAGGCCGGCATCCCGATGGCCAGCGGCTCGGTGATGAACACCGTCGAGTTCGGGCTTCCCGAGGCGTTCAACGGTCCCGATTGGATGACGCTGAACGGCGAGGTGCTCGGCGCTGCCGCGATCTCGCGCTCCGGCGGTGCCGAGGAGTTCGTGTTCTACAACGTGCCGGAGTTCCCGTTCTCGTCGTACGAACTCGACGGCGCCGAGTCGCGCATCGCCGAGCTGTGCCCCGAGTGCACGATGCGCGTCGTCGACATCCCGATCGCCGAGCTCGGCTCCACGGCCGCCGACCGCGTGGTCAGCGACCTGCAGGCGAACCCGCAGACCGAGTACTTCATCGCGGCGGTCGACGAGGTCCAGATCGGCCTGCCGCAGAAGCTCTCGCTCGCGGGACTCGACGTCGACGGCATCGCCATGTGGCCGGCCCCGCCGAACTACGAGCAGATCGCAGCCGGCGATCAGGACGCGACGCTGTCGGTCGATCTGAACCTGATGATGTGGACGGTGCTCGACCAGCTGCTGCGCGAGATGAACGGCGACTCCTACGAGTGGCCCGACGCGCAGACGCGCGCCTCGACCCTCACGCGCATCACGGACGATTCGAACGCCCCGGAGGACCCCGTGCTCGGCTACGTGGGCATCGACGACTACCAGGATCGCTTCGCCGCGAACTGGCTCGTCGACTGA
- a CDS encoding ABC transporter permease — translation MKLLTSLFFLLALPIVLILLWWLSTIVSPSFFVPTPGELITTFFDTWFGERFTEDVLPSIGRLFLGIAGSIIVGVGLGLVIGSFKPVRQLLEPLLEFFRAIPPPVLLPLLMIIIGVNWRMQVFVIIFGSLWPVLLNTVEGVRATDEVQRDTARSYGLGRMARLRYLILPAAAPQILAGIRQCLSIALILMVISELWYTSAGLGFTIVQFQRNFAIPEMWSGILLLGLIGLGLAVLFRYTERYILRWYHGLREVQRES, via the coding sequence ATGAAGCTCCTCACCTCCCTCTTCTTCCTGCTCGCTCTTCCGATCGTCCTGATCCTGCTGTGGTGGCTCTCGACGATCGTCAGTCCCAGCTTCTTCGTGCCGACCCCGGGCGAGCTGATCACCACGTTCTTCGACACCTGGTTCGGCGAACGCTTCACCGAGGACGTGCTGCCCAGCATCGGGCGCCTGTTCCTCGGGATCGCCGGCTCGATCATCGTCGGCGTCGGACTCGGTCTCGTGATCGGATCCTTCAAGCCGGTGCGGCAGCTGCTCGAGCCGCTGCTGGAGTTCTTCCGCGCGATCCCGCCGCCGGTGCTGCTGCCGCTGCTGATGATCATCATCGGCGTCAACTGGCGGATGCAGGTGTTCGTGATCATCTTCGGCTCGCTGTGGCCGGTGCTGCTGAACACCGTCGAGGGCGTCCGCGCCACCGACGAGGTGCAGCGTGACACGGCGCGCAGCTACGGCCTGGGCCGCATGGCGCGCCTGCGATACCTGATCCTCCCCGCGGCGGCGCCGCAGATCCTGGCGGGCATCCGCCAGTGCCTGTCGATCGCCCTGATCCTGATGGTGATCTCTGAGCTCTGGTACACCTCTGCCGGCCTCGGCTTCACCATCGTCCAATTCCAGCGCAATTTCGCCATCCCCGAGATGTGGAGCGGCATCCTGCTGCTGGGTCTGATCGGTCTCGGCCTGGCGGTCCTGTTCCGCTACACCGAGCGCTACATCCTCCGCTGGTACCACGGATTGAGAGAAGTCCAACGTGAGTCCTGA
- a CDS encoding sugar ABC transporter ATP-binding protein has product MTAPLLQVAGLLKAFPGLTALDHVDLDVHSGEIVAIVGHNGSGKSTLMKILAGVYTADGGTIETAPGTELHFIHQDLALVEQLSAAENLALRRGEGRAALTPYRTRQVQNRARELVSRFGPPFDVTCPLHRLTPAQRAVVAISRAMDGWTHSRNVLFLDEPTESLHRTEVEVLFEAVRRLAADGAGIVFVSHRLDEVRSLAHRIVGLRDGRKVADRPVDEMNEGHLVEIVTGVETADAAERAHRERGELALQVRGLRGGSVESLDLTLYAGEIVGVAGTLGSGREAVPGLLYGAADAEASEFAVDGTAYDRRSPARSLERGITFAPADRGRLAVVRDMSARENFTLPHLARTTRAFAPIAAGGERAETTTAFAQYDVRPARTEQRISLFSGGNQQKIVMAKSMHHRPKVLLLDEPTQGVDVGAKAAIYTAIERGAADGTAVLVSSSDAKELALLCDRVIVMRDGVAGAELSGDGLTERRLVAEAYGLP; this is encoded by the coding sequence ATGACGGCTCCCCTGCTGCAGGTCGCAGGCCTGCTGAAGGCCTTCCCCGGGCTGACTGCGCTCGACCACGTCGATCTCGACGTGCACTCCGGCGAGATCGTGGCCATCGTCGGCCACAACGGCTCCGGCAAGTCGACGCTCATGAAGATCCTCGCGGGCGTGTACACCGCGGACGGCGGAACCATCGAAACCGCCCCTGGCACCGAGCTGCACTTCATCCACCAGGACCTGGCCCTGGTCGAGCAGCTCTCCGCCGCGGAGAACCTCGCGCTGCGACGGGGTGAGGGCCGCGCTGCTCTCACCCCGTACCGCACGCGTCAGGTGCAGAACCGTGCCCGCGAGCTCGTCTCACGCTTCGGGCCGCCGTTCGACGTGACCTGCCCGCTGCACCGGCTCACCCCGGCGCAGCGGGCGGTGGTCGCGATCAGCAGAGCGATGGACGGCTGGACGCACTCGCGGAACGTCCTGTTCCTCGACGAGCCGACCGAGTCGCTGCACCGCACCGAGGTCGAGGTGCTGTTCGAGGCGGTCCGCCGCCTCGCCGCGGACGGCGCCGGCATCGTCTTCGTCTCGCACCGTCTGGACGAGGTCCGATCGCTGGCGCACCGCATCGTCGGACTGCGCGACGGCCGCAAGGTCGCGGACCGCCCCGTTGACGAGATGAACGAGGGCCACCTCGTCGAAATCGTCACCGGTGTCGAGACCGCGGATGCCGCGGAGCGCGCACATCGCGAACGCGGCGAGCTCGCGCTCCAGGTGCGCGGCCTTCGCGGCGGGTCGGTCGAGTCGCTCGACCTCACGCTGTACGCCGGCGAGATCGTGGGTGTGGCCGGCACACTCGGCTCGGGGCGCGAAGCCGTGCCGGGCCTGCTGTACGGCGCGGCGGATGCCGAGGCATCCGAGTTCGCGGTCGACGGAACCGCCTACGACCGCCGCTCTCCGGCACGGAGCCTGGAACGCGGGATCACCTTCGCCCCCGCCGACCGCGGACGCCTCGCAGTGGTGCGCGACATGAGCGCACGCGAGAACTTCACCCTGCCGCACCTGGCCCGCACCACGCGCGCGTTCGCACCGATCGCGGCCGGCGGCGAGCGCGCCGAGACCACGACGGCGTTCGCGCAGTACGACGTGCGCCCGGCGCGCACCGAGCAGCGCATCTCGCTGTTCAGCGGCGGCAACCAGCAGAAGATCGTCATGGCGAAGTCGATGCACCACCGTCCGAAGGTGCTGCTCCTCGATGAGCCGACCCAGGGCGTCGACGTCGGCGCCAAGGCGGCGATCTACACCGCGATCGAGCGCGGTGCCGCGGACGGCACTGCTGTGCTGGTCAGCTCCTCCGACGCCAAGGAGCTCGCTCTGCTCTGCGATCGCGTGATCGTCATGCGCGACGGCGTCGCCGGCGCCGAGCTCAGCGGCGATGGCCTCACCGAACGCCGGCTCGTCGCCGAGGCGTACGGACTGCCCTGA